In a single window of the Podospora pseudocomata strain CBS 415.72m chromosome 2 map unlocalized CBS415.72m_2, whole genome shotgun sequence genome:
- the PSD2 gene encoding phosphatidylserine decarboxylase (EggNog:ENOG503NVAR; COG:I) encodes MARFIPNRLKPGYSNSAANSASNSRSASPMRSKGDSASPEGRRETGLVVQVSILRAKDLAAKDRGGTSDPYLVLNLGESKHITHTESKTLNPEWNETCQLPINGIQSLLLDVNCWDKDRFGKDYLGEFDLALEEIFADEKIEQPPTWYKLKSKRPGKKTGVVSGEVLLQFSLLDTSNKDASPQQIYEKFAAIAKSAPAVDASLTPTPSRTPVLAPTKGKVPSPAPSLGGRVTDDADEDDDYDYEDETPEDEDPTKPETAEKRRRRLRIKGLKRKKRQNPYEFINGGSDVVGIIFLEICKITDLPPESNVTRTSFDMDPFVVASLGKKTYRTKTIRHNLDPVFNEKMIFQVLNHEQQYQFAFTVIDHDKYSGNDFIASVNFPVQEIISKAPKADPATGLYNLKEVAEFSAPAQRTRFMRLGLSRTNSTQSLSKQARPALSKNPSTLTNVSSLVATPALGSGQQLHEVPEGAQTPAINAPIPAGLVQPGESGVAAAAANTAENASPETEDPDFFPYTLPLRMKNLEKWEDKHNPQLYIRAKYMPYAALRQQFWRALLKQYDADESGLISKVELTTMLDSLGSTLRESTIDSFFLRFPHKAGDNEDVEDLTMDEAVICLEDQLESKVRTPGVAERVKNILPDAAEKVKNLLPIPGKESHPDTVQPPSESDLGGTDSITVPELATPGEEGDYLDRDDLNASNTEEHVVEIRECPICHQPRLNKRKDADIITHIATCASQDWRQVNNLMMGGFVTSSQAQRKWYSKVITKISYGGYKLGANSANILVQDRITGQINEEKMSVYVRLGIRLLYKGLKSNNMEKKRIRKLLKSLSIKQGKKYDDPASKAEIPKFIAFHGLDLSEVLLPLDQFKNFNEFFYRALKPDARPVSAPNNPRIVVSPADCRSVVFNRVDIATKVWIKGREFSVKRLLGDAYPEDAHRYEAGGALGIFRLAPQDYHRFHIPVDGVMREPKTIAGEYYTVNPMAIRSALDVYGENVRIVVPIDSPEFGRVMVICIGAMMVGSTVITKKEGDEVKRGDELGYFKFGGSTLVVLFESGKMVFDDDLVDNSNTALETLVRVGMSVGHAPSEPQWTPDMRKDDAQITEADKQDAKRRIQGQVAEESPNDDSGSGLDVDGEGDGEVTVKVPHLGTTNGPAVTA; translated from the exons ATGGCTCGCTTCATCCCCAACCGTCTGAAGCCGGGCTACTCCAACTCTGCCGCCAACTCAGCTTCGAACAGCCGTAGTGCCAGCCCCATGCGCAGCAAAGGAGATTCCGCCAGCCCAGAGGGCCGCAGGGAGACGGGCCTGGTGGTGCAGGTATCGATTCTACGG GCCAAAGATCTCGCTGCCAAGGACAGGGGAGGAACGTCGGATCCG TATCTCGTACTCAATCTTGGCGAATCGAAGCACATTACACATACCGAGTCGAAGACACTGAACCCAGAATGGAACGAAACATGCCAGCTCCCCATCAATGGCATCCAGAGCCTGCTCCTCGATGTGAACTGCTGGGATAAGGATCGCTTTGGGAAGGACTACTTGGGCGAGTTTGACCTTGCCCTGGAGGAGATCTTCGCCGATGAAAAGATCGAGCAGCCGCCAACATGGTACAAGCTGAAGAGCAAGCGTCCAGGGAAGAAGACGGGCGTTGTTTCGGGCGAGGTCTTGCTGCAGTTCTCTCTGCTCGACACCTCCAACAAGGACGCCAGCCCCCAGCAGATCTACGAGAAGTTCGCTGCAATTGCTAAATCTGCTCCGGCAGTCGACGCCTCGTTGACCCCTACTCCATCTCGTACCCCCGTGCTTGCTCCGACCAAGGGCAAGGTGCCATCGCCGGCGCCTTCGTTGGGGGGAAGAGTAACCGACGACGCcgatgaggacgacgacTACGACTACGAGGACGAGACCCCCGAAGATGAGGACCCTACCAAGCCGGAAACTgccgagaagagaaggaggagactgCGGATCAAGGGGCTGAAGCGCAAAAAGAGGCAAAACCCCTACGAATTTATCAACGGCGGTAGTGACGTGGTTGGTATTATTTTCCTGGAGATTTGCAAGATTACCGACCTTCCCCCGGAGTCGAACGTTACAAGGACGAGCTTTGACATGGATCCTTTTGTGGTTGCCTCGCTTGGCAAGAAGACATACCGGACCAAGACGATCCGTCACAACCTGGATCCCGTGTTCAACGAGAAGATGATCTTCCAGGTGTTGAACCACGAACAGCAGTACCAGTTTGCTTTTACTGTCATTGACCACGACAAGTACTCTGGAAACGATTTCATTGCCTCCGTGAACTTTCCGGTACAGGAAATCATCTCCAAGGCACCAAAGGCGGACCCCGCCACTGGACTGTACAACTTGAAGGAGGTAGCTGAGTTCTCGGCTCCGGCGCAGAGGACCCGTTTTATGAGACTGGGTCTTTCCCGGACCAACTCTACCCAGAGCTTGTCCAAGCAAGCTAGGCCTGCATTGTCCAAGAATCCGTCAACCTTGACCAATGTATCTTCTCTTGTCGCAACGCCGGCATTGGGCTCTGGTCAACAGCTTCATGAGGTGCCTGAGGGCGCTCAAACACCCGCTATCAATGCTCCGATCCCCGCCGGACTCGTTCAGCCGGGGGAAAGCGGTGTCGCTGCGGCCGCCGCGAACACGGCTGAGAATGCCTCACCGGAAACTGAAGATCCGGATTTCTTCCCTTACACACTTCCCCTCAGGATGAAGAACCttgagaagtgggaggaCAAGCATAATCCACAGCTGTACATCCGTGCCAAGTACATGCCTTACGCCGCACTCAGGCAACAGTTCTGGAGAGCTCTGTTGAAGCAGTACGACGCCGATGAGAGCGGACTTATTAGCAAGGTCGAGTTGACCACCATGTTGGACTCTTTGGGATCGACCCTGCGCGAGTCGACGATTGacagcttcttcctccgaTTCCCCCATAAGGCGGGTGATAATGAAGACGTCGAGGACCTAACCATGGATGAGGCCGTCATCTGCCTGGAGGACCAGCTTGAGTCCAAGGTCAGAACTCCGGGTGTCGCGGAGCGTGTGAAGAATATTCTCCCAGATGCCGCCGAAAAGGTCAAGAACCTGCTGCCTATACCCGGCAAGGAGTCGCATCCCGATACTGTCCAGCCACCGAGCGAGTCTGACCTTGGCGGAACCGACAGCATCACTGTTCCAGAGCTGGCGACTCCAGGCGAAGAGGGCGACTACCTCGACCGGGACGATCTCAATGCTAGCAACACCGAAGAACATGTGGTAGAGATCCGCGAATGCCCCATCTGCCATCAACCGCGCTTGAACAAGCGCAAGGATgcagacatcatcacccataTTGCCACCTGTGCCAGCCAGGACTGGCGACAGGTGAACAACctgatgatgggtgggttCGTTACGTCCAGCCAGGCCCAGCGCAAGTGGTACTCCAAGGTGATCACCAAGATCTCCTACGGTGGCTACAAGCTCGGTGCCAACTCTGCCAACATCCTCGTGCAAGACCGCATCACCGGTCAGATCAACGAAGAGAAGATGAGCGTCTACGTCCGTCTTGGTATTCGCTTGTTGTACAAGGGTCTCAAGTCCAACAAtatggagaagaagcgcaTTCGCAAGCTGCTCAAGTCTCTCAGTATTAAGCAGGGCAAGAAATATGACGACCCTGCTTCCAAGGCCGAAATCCCTAAATTCATCGCCTTCCACGGATTGGACTTGTCTGAGGTGTTGCTTCCTCTGGACCAGTTCAAGAACTTCAACGAGTTTTTCTACCGCGCTCTCAAGCCTGATGCCAGACCAGTTTCTGCACCAAACAACCCGCGCATTGTGGTCTCTCCGGCCGATTGCAGATCCGTGGTCTTTAACCGCGTTGACATCGCCACCAAGGTCTGGATCAAGGGTAGAGAATTCAGCGTCAAGCGTCTCCTAGGCGATGCCTACCCTGAAGATGCCCACCGCTACGAAGCCGGTGGCGCGCTGGGTATTTTCAGACTGGCGCCTCAAGACTACCACAGATTCCACATCCCCGTGGATGGTGTTATGAGGGAACCCAAGACCATTGCAGGTGAATACTACACTGTCAACCCAATGGCTATTCGGTCGGCGCTGGATGTGTACGGCGAGAATGTGAGGATTGTCGTGCCTATTGATTCCCCAGAATTCGGACGGGTAATGGTGATTTGCATTGGTGCCATGATGGTGGGCAGCACCGTGATTAcaaagaaggaaggggacgagGTCAAGAGGGGTGATGAGCTGGGCTACTTCAAGTTTGGCGGGTCgacgctggtggtgctgtttgAGAGTGGAAAgatggtgtttgatgatgacttGGTGGACAATTCAAATACTGCGCTGGAGACCTTG GTCCGCGTTGGCATGTCGGTCGGCCACGCCCCCTCTGAACCGCAATGGACCCCTGACATGCGCAAGGACGACGCTCAAATCACCGAGGCGGACAAGCAGGACGCCAAGCGCAGGATCCAAGGGCAGGTCGCGGAGGAGAGCCCGAACGATGACAGCGGCAGCGGGCTTGATgtggacggggagggtgatggcgaAGTGACAGTCAAGGTTCCCCACCTGGGGACGACAAACGGGCCGGCAGTAACCGCCTGA
- a CDS encoding uncharacterized protein (COG:U; EggNog:ENOG503NV0Y), translating into MDPYSAEGELINIHNHFHQGQYQEVVDYDVSTLSSENELPARVLQLRARIALGQAENALADVTGEKEPELQAIAALAEQALGNSDKAVGIIEKLAESAADNTTVQVVGGTVLQAAGKSEEALALLSQHQGSLDAVALIVQIHLQQNRNDLAVKEVTAARRWAQDSLLVNLAESWVGLRLGGEKYQQAFYVFEELAQAPATSSVRSLVSQAVAELHLGRTEEAQAALDQAMKKEPKFAEAIANLLVLNVIAGKDGAEQKTLLEATDAQHPLLVDLAEKSDLFDKAASKYSAKVSA; encoded by the exons ATGGATCCCTATTCGGCCGAAGGCGAactcatcaacatccacaaCCACTTTCACCAAGGACAATACCAAGAAGTGGTCGACTACGATGTTTCCACCCTGTCCTCCGAGAACGAGCTTCCCGCCCGTGTCCTCCAGCTGCGAGCTCGCATCGCTCTAGGCCAGGCCGAGAATGCCCTCGCCGACGTAACGGGCGAGAAGGAGCCAGAGTTGCAGGCCATCGCTGCCCTGGCCGAGCAAGCGCTTGGGAACAGCGACAAGGCGGTTGGCATCATCGAGAAGCTCGCAGAGTCAGCGGCCGACAACACTACAGTACAGGTTGTGGGCGGGACAGTATTGCAGGCTGCGGGCAAGAGTGAGGAGGCTTTGGCGCTTCTTTCGCAACACCAGGGAAGCT TGGACGCCGTTGCGCTTATAGTGCAGATCCATCTGCAACAAAACAGAAATGACCTTGCCGTCAAGGAGGTTACCGCCGCGCGGCGGTGGGCGCAGGACAGTTTGTTGGTGAACTTGGCAGAGtcttgggttgggttgaggcTG GGCGGTGAAAAGTACCAACAAGCCTTCTACGTCTTTGAGGAGCTCGCGCAAGCACCCGCTACATCATCAGTCCGGTCCCTCGTCTCCCAGGCCGTTGCCGAGCTTCACCTTGGCAGAACAGAAGAGGCCCAAGCTGCTCTCGACCAGGCCATGAAGAAGGAGCCAAAGTTCGCCGAGGCCATCGCCAACCTTCTGGTGCTGAACGTCATTGCCGGCAAGGATGGTGCGGAGCAGAAGAC TCTTCTCGAAGCCACAGAcgctcaacaccctctcctgGTGGACCTGGCGGAAAAGAGTGATTTGTTTGACAAGGCGGCGTCAAAGTACAGCGCCAAGGTCTCTGCGTAG